From the Streptomyces sp. Tu 2975 genome, one window contains:
- a CDS encoding SPFH domain-containing protein: protein MNTTTSEPEGTVPSESPRRNFVIASETTTEIPVHLLFREDTAPLRPTVVARRQGTGEQPRVGHEPPAAHESQQGHGTGPGVLDPQQQDPRTQDLKKPDLRKADTDKPDLTKRRPHERPDEPDPRQPRQDGSGAQKSGQQKSGPQQPGPRKSSAAARPVPPVDPQLAERPGPVLPGWTGLVAGGCSLAGIGAVIWGTGAVPDALAAVFGLTPPPYGGIGIWLWCLLTLGVILALFALGGLGRGQVGRAWVLTLCGDYRGSVRRTGLVWVSPLVLRRRIDVRLRHWRSEPMAVVDAEGAPLRAVVLVVWRVKDTARAALGVADHEAYLREQVEAATARVFSQLPADAFLPAVPTLRNAEAVGDRLTKMLAAQCAAVGVEVFAAQPVAVDYAPEVAAAMQRRRVAAIDAKHRNTVLTSVVDAVEETVGRLTARGLVDLDDYERKALVKDLTVAFYTGRAGAVEAP from the coding sequence ATGAACACCACGACGTCGGAGCCGGAGGGCACCGTGCCGTCCGAGAGCCCGCGGCGCAACTTCGTCATCGCGAGCGAGACGACGACCGAGATCCCCGTCCACCTGCTGTTCAGGGAGGACACGGCCCCGCTGCGGCCCACCGTCGTGGCGCGGCGGCAGGGCACGGGCGAGCAGCCGAGGGTCGGGCACGAACCGCCCGCCGCGCACGAGTCCCAGCAGGGGCACGGCACCGGGCCCGGCGTCCTCGACCCGCAGCAGCAGGACCCGCGGACGCAGGACCTGAAGAAGCCGGACCTGCGGAAGGCCGATACGGACAAGCCCGACCTGACGAAGCGCCGGCCACACGAGCGCCCGGACGAGCCCGATCCGCGGCAGCCGCGCCAGGACGGGTCCGGAGCGCAGAAGTCCGGACAGCAGAAGTCTGGACCGCAGCAGCCGGGACCGCGGAAGTCCTCCGCCGCGGCCCGGCCCGTGCCGCCCGTCGATCCGCAGCTCGCCGAGCGCCCCGGACCCGTACTGCCTGGCTGGACGGGGCTCGTCGCGGGCGGCTGCTCGCTCGCCGGGATCGGTGCGGTGATCTGGGGGACCGGGGCGGTGCCGGACGCGCTCGCGGCCGTGTTCGGGCTGACCCCGCCGCCGTACGGGGGCATCGGGATCTGGCTGTGGTGCCTGCTCACACTCGGGGTGATCCTGGCGCTCTTCGCGCTCGGCGGGCTCGGGCGGGGCCAGGTCGGCCGGGCGTGGGTGCTCACGCTCTGCGGCGACTACCGCGGCAGTGTGCGGCGTACCGGACTGGTGTGGGTCAGCCCGCTGGTGCTGCGCCGGCGGATCGACGTACGGCTGCGGCACTGGCGCAGCGAGCCGATGGCCGTCGTCGACGCCGAGGGAGCGCCGCTGCGTGCGGTGGTGCTGGTGGTGTGGCGGGTCAAGGACACGGCGCGCGCCGCACTCGGCGTGGCCGACCACGAGGCGTATCTGCGGGAGCAGGTGGAGGCGGCCACCGCGCGGGTCTTCTCGCAGCTGCCCGCCGACGCCTTCCTCCCGGCGGTGCCGACGCTGCGCAACGCGGAGGCGGTCGGGGACAGGCTGACGAAGATGCTGGCGGCGCAGTGCGCGGCGGTCGGGGTCGAGGTCTTCGCGGCGCAGCCGGTGGCCGTCGACTACGCGCCGGAGGTGGCGGCCGCGATGCAGCGCCGCCGGGTCGCGGCGATCGACGCCAAGCACCGGAACACCGTGCTGACTTCGGTGGTGGACGCGGTCGAGGAGACGGTGGGCAGGCTGACCGCGCGTGGCCTGGTCGATCTGGACGACTACGAGCGCAAGGCACTGGTGAAGGATCTGACCGTTGCCTTCTACACGGGTCGGGCGGGCGCCGTCGAGGCCCCGTGA
- a CDS encoding lytic polysaccharide monooxygenase, which produces MRMKIGAAAVGLVVTGATLLATGSASSHGYTDSPISRQKLCANKTVSNCGQIQWEPQSVEGPKGFPAAGPADGRICAGGNGQFAELDDPRGGTWPTTKVSSGQNYTFRWQFTARHRTTDFKYYITKAGWNPSQPLTRAALESQPFLTIPYGGQQPPATLSHSGNLPQRSGRHLILAVWTVHDTANAFYACSDVQF; this is translated from the coding sequence ATGCGAATGAAGATAGGCGCGGCCGCGGTCGGCCTCGTCGTGACGGGTGCGACCCTGCTCGCCACAGGCAGCGCGAGCAGCCACGGCTACACCGACTCACCGATCAGCCGGCAGAAGCTCTGCGCCAACAAGACGGTGAGCAACTGCGGCCAGATCCAGTGGGAGCCGCAGAGCGTCGAGGGCCCGAAGGGCTTCCCGGCCGCGGGTCCGGCCGACGGCAGGATCTGTGCGGGCGGCAACGGTCAGTTCGCCGAACTGGACGACCCGCGCGGCGGAACCTGGCCCACCACCAAGGTCAGCTCGGGCCAGAACTACACCTTCCGCTGGCAGTTCACCGCCAGGCACCGCACCACCGACTTCAAGTACTACATCACCAAGGCCGGCTGGAACCCGAGTCAGCCGCTGACCAGGGCCGCACTGGAGTCGCAGCCCTTCCTGACCATCCCTTACGGCGGTCAGCAGCCGCCGGCCACCCTGTCCCACTCCGGCAACCTTCCCCAGCGGTCGGGCCGCCATCTGATCCTGGCGGTGTGGACGGTGCACGACACGGCGAACGCCTTCTACGCCTGCTCCGACGTGCAGTTCTGA
- a CDS encoding IclR family transcriptional regulator C-terminal domain-containing protein — translation MALKPEPTAPFHSVQYVLRVLETISKHSGGVTDVQIARETGLPTGHLAPLLAMLRREAYVEQVADGAYVIGESLVLLGSGATRKEALAAKLQDTLTELRDSVGAAVYISRYIDGEVKITQFADGPGTPKVNEWVDFRSAAHASAVGKCLLTQLDVNGRRDHLSRHKIARLTSRTITSERLLFSKLDSQPPTVPVLDLQEYAVGTVCAAVPLTAGSSVGCLALSLPVEHAHRLRSAADTLNRRAAPVVLSLAI, via the coding sequence GTGGCGCTGAAGCCGGAGCCGACCGCGCCGTTCCACTCGGTGCAATACGTCTTGCGCGTCCTGGAGACGATCTCCAAGCACAGTGGCGGAGTCACCGACGTCCAGATCGCACGGGAGACCGGCCTGCCGACCGGCCACCTCGCCCCGCTGCTGGCCATGCTCCGCCGCGAGGCATATGTGGAGCAGGTCGCCGACGGCGCCTACGTGATCGGCGAATCACTGGTCCTGCTGGGCTCCGGCGCCACCCGCAAGGAGGCGCTGGCGGCCAAGCTCCAGGACACCCTGACCGAGCTGCGCGACTCGGTCGGCGCCGCCGTCTACATCAGCCGTTACATCGACGGCGAGGTCAAGATCACCCAGTTCGCCGACGGCCCTGGCACACCGAAGGTGAACGAGTGGGTGGACTTCCGCTCCGCCGCCCACGCCAGCGCGGTCGGCAAGTGTCTGCTGACCCAGCTCGACGTGAACGGCCGCCGCGACCATCTCTCCCGGCACAAGATCGCCCGTCTGACCTCGCGCACGATCACCAGCGAGCGGCTGCTCTTCTCCAAGCTGGACAGCCAGCCGCCGACAGTCCCCGTCCTGGACCTCCAGGAGTACGCGGTGGGCACCGTGTGCGCCGCCGTTCCGCTGACGGCCGGCTCCTCCGTGGGCTGCCTGGCGCTGTCCCTCCCGGTCGAGCACGCGCACCGGCTGCGCTCGGCCGCCGACACCCTGAACCGCCGGGCGGCCCCGGTGGTGCTATCGCTCGCGATCTAG